One genomic window of Capricornis sumatraensis isolate serow.1 chromosome 15, serow.2, whole genome shotgun sequence includes the following:
- the WFDC2 gene encoding WAP four-disulfide core domain protein 2, producing MPACRLGPLLAALLLGLLLGLPPVTGAGTEKPGVCPELEGEANCTKACVSDEDCNDNLKCCQAGCATVCQMPNEKKGSCPKVDIAFPQLGLCRDQCQVDSQCSDLLKCCLNGCGKVSCVTPVF from the exons ATGCCTGCCTGCCGCCTCGGTCCGCTCCTCGCCGCCCTCCTCCTTGGCCTGCTTCTGGGCCTCCCCCCGGTCACAG GCGCAGGCACAGAGAAGCCGGGTGTGTGTCCCGAGCTGGAGGGTGAGGCGAACTGCACGAAGGCGTGCGTCTCGGATGAGGACTGTAACGACAACCTTAAGTGCTGCCAGGCCGGCTGCGCCACCGTCTGCCAGATGCCTAATG AGAAGAAGGGCTCATGCCCTAAGGTGGACATCGCCTTCCCCCAGCTCGGCCTCTGCCGGGACCAGTGCCAGGTGGACAGCCAGTGTTCTGACCTGTTGAAATGCTGCCTCAATGGTTGCGGGAAAGTGTCCTGTGTCACCCCTGTCTTCTGA
- the LOC138091192 gene encoding pancreatic trypsin inhibitor-like: protein MSQLCLSAALMVLLGTLVAGTPEGDNSNKDNGLRPAFCLQPPYTGPCRATFTRYFFNAVSGLCQTFTYGGCRRKPNNFRNEKECISACGGRNRAQYGNAESATLPSGSTVLLSKRLFSSWPSWCQEYRTGPYQV, encoded by the exons ATGAGCCAGCTCTGCCTCTCCGCAGCCCTTATGGTCCTCCTGGGCACCCTGGTGGCCGGCACCCCAGAGGGTGACAACAGCAACAAGGACAATG GCCTGCGCCCTGCCTTCTGTCTGCAGCCTCCATACACCGGGCCCTGCAGGGCCACGTTCACCAGGTACTTCTTCAACGCCGTGTCCGGGCTCTGCCAGACCTTTACTTACGGCGGATGCAGAAGGAAGCCGAACAACTTCCGGAATGAGAAGGAGTGTATCAGCGCCTGTGGGGGCCGCAACAGGGCACAGT ATGGGAACGCCGAGTCAGCCACCCTGCCCAGTGGGTCCACCGTGCTCCTGAGCAAAAGGCTTTTCTCTTCCTGGCCATCCTGGTGTCAGGAGTACCGC ACTGGGCCCTACCAGGTGTAG